One genomic segment of Coffea arabica cultivar ET-39 chromosome 6e, Coffea Arabica ET-39 HiFi, whole genome shotgun sequence includes these proteins:
- the LOC113739098 gene encoding protein RETICULATA-RELATED 3, chloroplastic-like has product MILKSWHPQLQKSVTACVPGDMASRRNFGLNELDFVFSELVVGSILNFLLMYLLARTAGAGDAASSGRHPSIFTACPPTHMFEPGAYGVFSRMGTFVYKGTLFAAVGFVAGLVGTAISNDLIKIRKKMDPNFQTPNKPPPMPLNALIWAVHMGVSSNFRYQTLNGIEFLLAKGLLSFLFKSFVVVLRCLNNVLGGMSFVVLARLTGSQAAAAAAPPFPPSFSAAAELEQQQQQQQLVNEEEKEEVGVREGGAAARNALPADKVK; this is encoded by the exons ATGATTCTTAAGTCTTGGCATCCGCAGTTGCAGAAG AGTGTGACGGCCTGCGTGCCTGGGGATATGGCATCTCGTCGTAATTTCGGCCTTAATGAACTGGATTTCGTTTTCTCCGAACTCGTCGTCGGCTCCATTCTCAATTTCCTGCTCATGTATCTCCTGGCACGCACCGCCGGGGCTGGGGACGCTGCTTCTTCTGGCCGCCACCCCTCCATCTTCACCGCCTGTCCTCCCACCCACATGTTCGAGCCGGGGGCTTACGGCGTGTTCAGTCGGATGGGgacttttgtgtacaaaggcACCCTCTTTGCAGCCGTGGGATTCGTCGCCGGACTCGTGGGAACTGCTATCTCCAATGACCTGATCAAGATAAGGAAGAAGATGGATCCCAATTTCCAGACCCCCAACAAGCCTCCTCCGATGCCTTTGAACGCTCTCATCTGGGCCGTCCACATGGGTGTCAGCAGCAACTTCAGATACCAAACCCTCAACGGCATCGAGTTTCTGCTTGCCAAGggccttctctcttttcttttcaaaagttttgtcgTCGTTTTGAGGTGCTTAAACAATGTTCTTGGAGGGATGTCTTTTGTCGTACTGGCCAGGTTAACAGGATCAcaggctgctgctgctgctgctcctCCTTTTCCTCCTTCATTTTCCGCTGCTGCTGAACtggaacaacaacaacaacaacaacaactagTCAATGAGGAGGAGAAGGAGGAGGTGGGTGTCCGGGAAGGTGGTGCTGCAGCTAGAAATGCTTTGCCTGCTGACAAAGTCAAGTAG